A section of the Felis catus isolate Fca126 chromosome B2, F.catus_Fca126_mat1.0, whole genome shotgun sequence genome encodes:
- the LOC123385415 gene encoding collagen alpha-1(I) chain-like, which produces MDRAPTPPSPKAGTGFSLAAGPKARCRARSLGGKRYEGPGPGACGPGLPGSARGASGPARPRDGGSGAHSPRKAREQKPARGRGPDPPPGYLAAAAPSHPAIQTVPGDRGTARAGRGRCARGRRGFPAAREKGAECPPREGRGGPRRRCACGKGWGRGELPVSLAAARAATHPAPPDERYHWQQEEDGGRCRRRRRRGGGGPVGAEERGYAQDVGVAATASFAHRAERLLLTTLAWLPRRPFYPRSSRRRPGPEGRSPRGDRAAARDPAAIGVRRRRGGRSRAASRDPTVYRSGGRGLHAAPAQCELSSAAPPRGPGCSTRLRFRAAPSLVRARHA; this is translated from the coding sequence ATGGATAGAGCGCCAACTCCCCCCTCTCCAAAAGCTGGGACAGGGTTCAGCCTCGCGGCAGGGCCCAAAGCTCGATGCCGAGCTCGCTCCCTTGGAGGGAAGAGGTACGAAGGGCCAGGTCCGGGGGCCTGCGGGCCGGGCCTTCCTGGCAGCGCCCGCGGTGCCTCCGGGCCTGCGCGCCCGCGCGACGGCGGCAGTGGGGCACACTCACCGCGGAAGGCCCGGGAGCAGAAGCCGGCGAGAGGCCGCGGTCCAGACCCTCCGCCTGGCTACCTCGCCGCCgcggctccctcccaccccgcgaTCCAAACGGTCCCGGGCGACAGAGGCACGGCCCGGGCAGGCCGGGGACGTTGCGCAAGAGGCCGGAGAGGTTTCCCGGCTGCGCGGGAGAAAGGCGCGGAGTGTCCGCcgcgggaggggcggggaggcccGCGGAGGCGCTGTGCGTGTggaaagggatgggggaggggagaattgcCCGTCTCCCTGGCCGCGGCCAGAGCCGCAACTCACCCAGCTCCGCCAGACGAGCGCTACCACTGGCAGCAAGAGGAAGATGGtggccgctgccgccgccgccgccgccgaggaGGAGGGGGCCCGGTGGGTGCCGAGGAGAGGGGGTACGCGCAGGACGTCGGCGTCGCTGCCACAGCCTCTTTTGCTCACAGGGCCGAGCGGCTGCTGCTGACGACACTAGCTTGGCTTCCGCGCCGCCCTTTTTATCCTCGTAGCAGCCGCCGCCGCCCAGGGCCCGAGGGTCGCTCGCCTCGTGGGGACCGTGCGGCGGCGCGAGACCCCGCAGCCATCGGCgtgcggcggcggcgcgggggcAGGAGCCGGGCCGCGTCACGTGACCCCACTGTTTACCGTTCCGGGGGCCGCGGCCTGCACGCTGCGCCTGCGCAATGTGAGCTCTCCAGTGCCGCGCCTCCGCGGGGCCCGGGCTGTAGCACTCGGCTGCGCTTCCGCGCCGCTCCCAGTCTTGTCAGGGCGCGGCACGCCTGA